The Sulfolobus islandicus Y.N.15.51 sequence CTGAAGTTAAACATACAGAAAGAGGAATAGAGATATTTAAGAACTTCTTAGGAGTATGTAGAAAATAGATTCACTTCAATTCCTCCTCAGTCTTTTTGCCACTCTCAATGATCTTTCTCTTTACCTTTTCTGGCAATGTATAATCTTCCCTTCTTTCCTCTAATCTTCCCTTCAAGACTATTCCTTTACCATTAACTATATCTATTTCCCATACATGCTTATCGTGATCGGTTTGTCTCATTTTCTCAATTAATATGTACCTATGTAGTTCTCCATTCCTTATCATCCTTCTGAATCTGATTATCCCATCTGCCACATGCTCTACTCCAAATCCAAATGCTTGTGATGTGGTTATTGCGTATTGTGAAGTAGCATATATTGTGAAATTCCATTTATTTAGGACTCTCTTAAGATAGTAGCTTATTTTTCTTGCCATTGCGGGTTTATCCAAAAATAATGCACTTACTGAATCAATTACCAATCTAGCTTTACCATAACCTAATTTTTGTTTAGCCTCAATTACCTTATTCACTAATTCCTCAGGGGTTAAGTTCACTAAAGACCATTGGTCCTCTTTTTCCTTCATTAGTGCATCTATTATTATCAACTTCTTCTCTATATATTCCTCAAAATCCCAATTAAACTGCTTAGCTTGTCTTATTATTGAATCCCTACTTTCCTCAGTTGTAACGTATATACAAGGATCTCCGTCCCTTAATCCCTTAGCAATGAAGTGAAGTGAAAATATCGTCTTTCCAGTTCCAGGCTCTCCAGTCAACGCTATGAAAAATCCTTGAGGAATCCCACCTTGTATTAGTTTATCAAAATCCAATATTCCAGTAGATAATCTACTTACCATAATCTTAAATATCGATTTTGAGAATTTTAAAATGATCTGTGACGCTCAGCGGATCTTCTGATATGGAAGTGATGAATAATGTATTGGGTTAGAAGGAAAACCATAGGAGGTTCTGGATTACCATATACCGAAAACGAGATTTTAGAATGGAGGAAAGAAGGAGTGAAAAGAGTATTAGTTTTACCAGAGGATTGGGAAATCGAAGAGAGTTGGGGAGATAAGGATTATTATCTGTCTATTCTCAAGAAAAATGGACTTCAGCCCTTACATATTCCAATTCCAGATGGGGGAGTTCCATCGGATTCTCAATTTCTTACAATTATGAAATGGCTATTAAGTGAAAAAGAAGGTAATCTAGTTCATTGTGTAGGTGGAATAGGAAGGACTGGTACAATTTTAGCTAGTTATCTAATTTTAACTGAAGAATTGGAAGTAGAATCTGCTATTGACGAAGTTAGATTGGTAAGACCTGGTGCAGTACAAACATATGAGCAAGAGATGTTCTTATTACGCGTGGAAGGGATGAGAAAGAGTTGGTTGAAAAACATCTACTCGAATTCTTAGAGAAATTACAATTCCTTATCTCAAAAAACGTTAAAATAAGTCATTACGGAATTGAGAACGTTAAGAAAATCTGTGGGGTTGATATTGCATATAAGGGTAATCTAGGATTCTCAGTAGGTGTAAGTATGGATATTAATAGTGGAGATTATAATTACAAATCTTATGTTGGTGAAGTGAATTTCCCATATATTCCAGGTTTCCTTTTCATGAGGGAAGCTCCATTAATGATAAAAGCAATAGAGGGTTTGGATTGTCACCTTCTTTTGGTTGATGGTCATGGGATAGCTCATCCTAGGAAAAGCGGAATTGCTACAGTTATAGGCGTTCTCCTAGACTTCCCAACAATTGGGGTAGCGAAATCTAGGCTTACGGGTGATTTGGTTAATGAAAGTGAAATTACCTATGTATATCTAAATGGAGAGAAAGTAGGGGTTAAATTCGGTAGATATTTTTATAGTCCAGGAAATAAAGTCGACTTACAAGATTGCATTGAACTAGGTAAGAGGGGTTATCCTAAAGTTCTAAAAATAGCTGATATGCTCACTAAGAAGATAAAAAAGGAATAAAACTGTGCGTGCAGTAAATTTAATTATGAAAATTGAAGTACCATCTATTCCCGAGCATAAAGAGGTAATATTAGATCCTACTAATACAGCATTAATAATTGTAGACATGCAAAACGACTTTGTGAGGAAAAACGGTAAATTATCAGTTTCTACTGCAGAGGCTACTATACCATTTATAAAGAGATTAGTCGATAAGGCAAGAAGTTCCAATGCGTTGGTAATATATACACAAGATTGGCACATGAAAGATGACCCAGAATTTAAAATATGGGGAGAGCACGCATTGGCTGGAACTTGGGGTGCAGAAATAATTGACGAATTAACTCCAGAAAAGAGCGATTTCATAGTTAAGAAGTATAGATATGATGCCTTCTTTGAATCCTCATTAGACTATATTCTTAGAGTTAAGAATATCAAAAATACCATAATTACTGGGACTGTTGCAAATATTTGCGTATTACACACTGCTGGTAGTGCTGCTTTAAGATGGTATAATATAATTATGCCAAAGGATTCAATATCTGCAATAACGGAGTTTGATTATTATGCTACTTTAAGGCAAGTAGACTTTTTATACAAGGGTATAATAACTACTGCAGATGGCATTAAATTTGAGAGGTAGGTAAAAAGTTGGAATATTATGCAATAGTACATAACGATTTTGATGGAACAGCATCTGCAGCCGTTTACGCTAGGGCAATTAAATCATTACCTAAAAATGTATTTTTTACAGAGCCAAACAAATTGCATTCACTTCTAGCTTCATTAGAGTTAAGAGGAGTATATAACGTTATGATAGCAGATTTGGGAATAAATGCCAGTACTTTTAATGAAATTATAAGGAATTTGAAAAAACTCATTGACCAAGGTGCTAACGTGGAGTGGTTTGATCATCACGTTTGGAAGGATGAATGGAAAGAGGAATTGAAAAAAATCGGCGTTTCAGTATATCACGATACTTCGACATGTGGTGCAGGAGTTATATATAAATATAAGAATCCTAATGATGAGTTTTCTAGGAGATTGTCTTCAGCAGACTGTTCAGTTGATATATGGCTTCATGATGATCCAATGGGAGAAAAATTAAGAAGAATAGTTGAGAATAACAAGGATTACTCATGGAAAAATGAGCTAATAAAAATGTTTTATAACGGAATATTGTGGGATGATACATTTGATAAGATGTTAGAGGAAGTAGTTTCCAGAGAGTTAGAGGGTTATAAAAAAGTAATGAAGAGTTATAAGTTAATACAAATTAACGGTCATAAAGTTGTTGTAGCAGTAAGGTGGAAAGGTCCTCCAGATATAAGCTATGCTTCACAGTTTTTGATGACTAGAACTGATGCTTCAGTTTTTGTATCAGCAAATGGAAAAAGTATTTCTTTTAGAAGTAAGGAGATTGATGTTAGACAGTTTGCTGTTAAGTTAGGAGGAGGAGGGCATCCCTTAGCAGCTGGTGCACAACTAAAAGTTCCCATAATATATAGGTTTTTAAATAGGATTGGAATTAAGGGTCCCATGCTAAATTGGGTTACTAAAATCGTTCAGAATACCATAGCAGACGTTGGTTTCATAACATATCAAGAGAGTAAAAAGAGTAGCGCTTCTTCGCCGTATTAAAGAGTGTGGATAGTTATAATTCTCTTATTAGCAGGTAACGCTACATTGTATACTCTAACGCTTTTCACTACTGAGAGTATTCTTTTTGCGTAATGTGCGTGGCCATGGATTGCTATATTTGGTAAACAATCTTTTCCCTTAGTTGATAACTCCTCTAAAACTCTATATCCCAAGTGTGGATATACACTTTTTCTTTCACCGAATACTGTTTCAAAGGTACTGGCGTAATGAGTTAAAAGAATTTTGATATCTGCCTTAGAGTTACAACTCATTTCAGTGATTTTTTCTAACCTTTTCATATAAAGGTCTTCAGTTATCCCGTTGCTTGTTTGCCATAATGTTGGCTTTTCCAGAACTCCTTCACTACCAATTATTATAAGTTTTCTATTCTCTATCTTGATTTCTACTTTTTCATCCTCTAGCCAAATTATATCGCTATAATTTTCTCTATAAAATTTTCTATTTTCTATAAAATCTTCATTACCAAAAATTGAAACTATTTGCTTTACTCTATTTTTTAGAGCGTTATATACGGGAGTAAAATGTAGATACTCACCTCTCTCAACTAGATCTCCAGCTAATAATGCTAAATCAGCCTTGATATTCCCGAGTTCTCGTAAGGCTAAGAAGAATTCGGTTAAATACCTAGGTGAGTGTATGTCAGAGGTTGATATGATAAGCATATATATACCTTATCTTCAGAACTTATAAAGTATGGAAGTAGAGGGAATAGCTGACTTACCGCTTCATACTGGTCATGTTCCCCCGTGGTTAGTTCCCATTATGAAAAGGTTAGCTAAGGCCATAGTTGAAATAATGATTCTTGAATTAGGTCCTCAAAAGGTTGTAGAGAGGTTTTCGAATCCCTTGTGGTTTCAAGGTTTCAATAACATTATTGGAATGGATTGGGATTCCTCTGGCTCTACAACCGTAACATTAGGTATTTTGAAGGACATTACAAACCCTAAAGTTCATGGTTTTGCTGTGCTGGGAGGTAAAGGCAAAAATGCTCTAAAGGTTCCAGATGAGGTAGATATGTTAATTTTTGATGTAGATAAGAATAAAATTAAAAATATAAGTAAAATAGTAGCAAAAGTTGATTCAACCTTGGTTCAAGATGGACATCAACTCTATCATCACACCATGCTTGTAACCGAGGACGGAAAATGGAGCGTAATCCAGCAAGGCATGAATTTAGAAATAAAGTTCGCTAGGAGATATCATTGGAAAGAGACTGATAATTTTGTGGTAGAACCTCATTCTGCAATATCTGGTATTAAGACTAATGTTGTAGTTAACGCAATAGATAGAGATAAGGATAGGACAAGGAAGTTAATATTAGATTTGCTGAGGGAGAATCCCAATAAGATAGTCTCCTTATATACTCAAGCGATGGCTATGCTTAAAGGTCAATCAACTTTAGACATGTGGATAAAAGGAGGATCAATAGCGTTCGTATCCAAAGAGGCTAGATTAATTTACATGAAGCCCGTGGATGTTAATAGAATCAAACAAGTACTAAGAGAAATGTATGAATCTAACCCACTTACATTTGAGGAAGCACTAATTAATGGTTTAGGTCCCTCCACAGCTAGGGCGTTGTACTTAATAGCAGATCTAATATATAACGAGCCGCCATCTTACAAAGACCCGATGAATTATCCTTATGACCCATTTAAGTACGCATTTGCTATTGGAGGTAAAGATGGTATTCCATATCCAGTTAATAGGAAAGCTGCTTGGGAGGTGATATATACCTTAGAAGATTTTATAACTAGAGCTAAGCTTGAAGAAGGCGATAAACGATTAGCCTTAAGGAAGTTAAAAGAACTTTCTAAAGGTATTGAGAAATAACCAACGAAAGGAAATATAAATCCAGAACGAGAATAGTCGTTAAGTCAAGTGATCTGAGCTACAAGTAGAGAAGTACTTAAATATAATTGCCTACAATAATGTTTTTAGAATGTTCAAATTAAGGCTAAATAATAAGGAAGAAGAGGTATTTGAGAGAATTAGCTTTACTGCAGAACTAATAGGTGAAGCAGTTAAGATTTTGCAAAACGAAGTAAATCACGTAAGAAAGGGTGAAAATGATCAAATTCCGGCAGATTTAATTAAAATTAAATCTATTCACGAAAGGGCTGGAATGCTACGTGAGGAAATACTTTCAACTCTTTATGGAGAAGCATTTTTACCAGACTTTAAGGAATCAATGGTAATGTTGACTCAGGCTCTTTTTAATACTTTGAGTTCTGTAAAAGATGCGGCTAGAGCTTTGGGGTCTAGGAAAGTTGATCTGAAATGCGTGACAATTCTATCAGACATGTTAATTACGTATCTAGCATTGGTCAATGAGGCATCACTTAAGATTCACGAACTAACGAGGCACCTGGGATCAGATGTTGAAGTTTCATTAAAACTAAGTAGGGAAATACAAGCAATGGAAAGAGAAGGGGATGATATCAAGGACACTCTTTTGCAGAGGCTTTATGAGATAGAGAAGGAAATTGATATTATAAGTATACTACAAATGAAAGATGTGATTATATTTATAGACGATATATTGGACTCGTTAGAAGATGCGACACTAAGTGTGGAAGTATTTTATGCTACACTAAAGTCCTAATATACTCTTTATTACTCCAAAGATTGCCAATGAGAGTATTATAGCGAAAATTGGGGATGTAGCCCAACTCCTAAATATTTGTATTACTTGTTTTCTAACATCTGATGTAAAGCTTCTAAAACTAAGCCCTACTATGCCACCAATTATTGTTTGGGTTATCGATAGCGGTATTCCTAGAATTGTGAAAATTTCATTTATAACATTACTTCCTATTAATGCTGATGATGCACCTAAATATCCTA is a genomic window containing:
- a CDS encoding KaiC domain-containing protein yields the protein MLKFSKSIFKIMVSRLSTGILDFDKLIQGGIPQGFFIALTGEPGTGKTIFSLHFIAKGLRDGDPCIYVTTEESRDSIIRQAKQFNWDFEEYIEKKLIIIDALMKEKEDQWSLVNLTPEELVNKVIEAKQKLGYGKARLVIDSVSALFLDKPAMARKISYYLKRVLNKWNFTIYATSQYAITTSQAFGFGVEHVADGIIRFRRMIRNGELHRYILIEKMRQTDHDKHVWEIDIVNGKGIVLKGRLEERREDYTLPEKVKRKIIESGKKTEEELK
- a CDS encoding cyclin-dependent kinase inhibitor 3 family protein, producing MYWVRRKTIGGSGLPYTENEILEWRKEGVKRVLVLPEDWEIEESWGDKDYYLSILKKNGLQPLHIPIPDGGVPSDSQFLTIMKWLLSEKEGNLVHCVGGIGRTGTILASYLILTEELEVESAIDEVRLVRPGAVQTYEQEMFLLRVEGMRKSWLKNIYSNS
- a CDS encoding endonuclease V yields the protein MVEKHLLEFLEKLQFLISKNVKISHYGIENVKKICGVDIAYKGNLGFSVGVSMDINSGDYNYKSYVGEVNFPYIPGFLFMREAPLMIKAIEGLDCHLLLVDGHGIAHPRKSGIATVIGVLLDFPTIGVAKSRLTGDLVNESEITYVYLNGEKVGVKFGRYFYSPGNKVDLQDCIELGKRGYPKVLKIADMLTKKIKKE
- a CDS encoding cysteine hydrolase family protein; the protein is MRAVNLIMKIEVPSIPEHKEVILDPTNTALIIVDMQNDFVRKNGKLSVSTAEATIPFIKRLVDKARSSNALVIYTQDWHMKDDPEFKIWGEHALAGTWGAEIIDELTPEKSDFIVKKYRYDAFFESSLDYILRVKNIKNTIITGTVANICVLHTAGSAALRWYNIIMPKDSISAITEFDYYATLRQVDFLYKGIITTADGIKFER
- a CDS encoding DHH family phosphoesterase produces the protein MEYYAIVHNDFDGTASAAVYARAIKSLPKNVFFTEPNKLHSLLASLELRGVYNVMIADLGINASTFNEIIRNLKKLIDQGANVEWFDHHVWKDEWKEELKKIGVSVYHDTSTCGAGVIYKYKNPNDEFSRRLSSADCSVDIWLHDDPMGEKLRRIVENNKDYSWKNELIKMFYNGILWDDTFDKMLEEVVSRELEGYKKVMKSYKLIQINGHKVVVAVRWKGPPDISYASQFLMTRTDASVFVSANGKSISFRSKEIDVRQFAVKLGGGGHPLAAGAQLKVPIIYRFLNRIGIKGPMLNWVTKIVQNTIADVGFITYQESKKSSASSPY
- a CDS encoding metallophosphoesterase family protein; translated protein: MLIISTSDIHSPRYLTEFFLALRELGNIKADLALLAGDLVERGEYLHFTPVYNALKNRVKQIVSIFGNEDFIENRKFYRENYSDIIWLEDEKVEIKIENRKLIIIGSEGVLEKPTLWQTSNGITEDLYMKRLEKITEMSCNSKADIKILLTHYASTFETVFGERKSVYPHLGYRVLEELSTKGKDCLPNIAIHGHAHYAKRILSVVKSVRVYNVALPANKRIITIHTL
- a CDS encoding DUF763 domain-containing protein, whose protein sequence is MEVEGIADLPLHTGHVPPWLVPIMKRLAKAIVEIMILELGPQKVVERFSNPLWFQGFNNIIGMDWDSSGSTTVTLGILKDITNPKVHGFAVLGGKGKNALKVPDEVDMLIFDVDKNKIKNISKIVAKVDSTLVQDGHQLYHHTMLVTEDGKWSVIQQGMNLEIKFARRYHWKETDNFVVEPHSAISGIKTNVVVNAIDRDKDRTRKLILDLLRENPNKIVSLYTQAMAMLKGQSTLDMWIKGGSIAFVSKEARLIYMKPVDVNRIKQVLREMYESNPLTFEEALINGLGPSTARALYLIADLIYNEPPSYKDPMNYPYDPFKYAFAIGGKDGIPYPVNRKAAWEVIYTLEDFITRAKLEEGDKRLALRKLKELSKGIEK
- a CDS encoding DUF47 domain-containing protein, encoding MFKLRLNNKEEEVFERISFTAELIGEAVKILQNEVNHVRKGENDQIPADLIKIKSIHERAGMLREEILSTLYGEAFLPDFKESMVMLTQALFNTLSSVKDAARALGSRKVDLKCVTILSDMLITYLALVNEASLKIHELTRHLGSDVEVSLKLSREIQAMEREGDDIKDTLLQRLYEIEKEIDIISILQMKDVIIFIDDILDSLEDATLSVEVFYATLKS